From a region of the Lactuca sativa cultivar Salinas chromosome 4, Lsat_Salinas_v11, whole genome shotgun sequence genome:
- the LOC111901842 gene encoding LOW QUALITY PROTEIN: protein rough sheath 2 homolog (The sequence of the model RefSeq protein was modified relative to this genomic sequence to represent the inferred CDS: deleted 1 base in 1 codon), translating into MKERQRWQPEEDALLRAYVNQYGPREWNLISQRMSKPLDRDPKSCLERWKNYLKPGIKKGSLTPQEQTLVISLQAKYGNKWKKIASEVPGRTAKRLGKWWEVFKEKQIKQQIQNNKKSGSSTSNPPPPPPSVAVVSGCCGSPEKAIQGTYDHILETFAEKYVQPYLKPAPVVMPNLNSPILSLGSGSNPTPDPNVTAPMLPPWMNNNNTTSCLTSSSSSKSTTPSPSVSLTLSPSEPVVLDPVHSDHPLNTRFFPVQQVGTLVQCCKEVEEAKQNWVQHKKEATWRLSRLEQQLEAEKSRKRREKMEEIEAKIRCLREEETAALGRMESEYREQLNALQRDAEGKEVKLMESWSNKQMKLSKLVEQINGGLIQHQHMISGTNHHHGLS; encoded by the exons ATGAAGGAGCGTCAACGATGGCAGCCTGAAGAAGACGCTCTCCTCCGTGCTTACGTTAACCAGTACGGCCCTCGAGAATGGAATCTCATCTCTCAACGCATGTCCAAACCCTTAGATCGTGATCCCAAATCGTGTCTCGAGCGTTGGAAGAATTATCTCAAACCCGGAATCAAAAAAGGATCGCTTACACCACAAGAACAGACACTGGTGATTTCACTTCAGGCCAAGTACGGAAACAAGTGGAAAAAGATCGCCTCCGAAGTCCCTGGCCGAACAGCTAAGCGTTTAGGAAAGTGGTGGGAGGTTTTCAAGGAAAAACAAATCAAACAGCAGATTCAGAATAAT AAGAAGTCCGGATCGTCGACTTCGAATCCGCCGCCGCCGCCGCCGTCTGTTGCGGTTGTTTCCGGTTGCTGTGGTTCGCCGGAAAAAGCTATTCAAGGTACGTACGACCATATACTGGAGACTTTCGCAGAGAAGTACGTGCAACCGTACTTGAAACCAGCTCCGGTGGTGATGCCAAATCTGAACTCACCGATTCTTTCACTCGGTTCCGGTTCAAATCCGACACCCGACCCGAATGTTACAGCGCCAATGTTACCACCATGGATGAATAACAACAATACGACGTCGTGCTTaacatcatcttcttcctcaaagTCAACAACGCCATCTCCATCGGTGAGCCTCACCCTCTCCCCCTCCGAACCGGTTGTTCTCGACCCGGTTCACTCCGACCATCCACTCAACACCCGGTTTTTCCCGGTTCAACAAGTGGGTACATTGGTTCAGTGCTGTAAAGAGGTGGAGGAAGCAAAGCAAAACTGGGTTCAACACAAGAAGGAGGCGACATGGCGGCTGAGCCGGCTGGAACAGCAGCTAGAAGCGGAGAAAAGCCGGAAGAGAAGAGAGAAGATGGAGGAGATAGAAGCGAAGATACGGTGTCTGAGGGAGGAGGAGACGGCGGCGTTAGGGCGGATGGAGAGTGAGTACAGAGAACAGTTGAATGCGTTGCAGAGGGATGCAGAAGGGAAAGAAGTGAAGTTAATGGAATCATGGAGTAATAAGCAAATGAAGTTGAGTAAGCTTGTTGAACAGATTAATGGCGGATTAATTCAACATCAACATATGATTAGTGGAACTAATCATCATCATGGTTTAAGTTAA